The proteins below are encoded in one region of Rhododendron vialii isolate Sample 1 chromosome 7a, ASM3025357v1:
- the LOC131331897 gene encoding uncharacterized protein LOC131331897: MMGFVAIRNIFHSIQSRKLQTLTPCYIVLYRYCHFQPNPNLGPSDPSLSSLKKVPQNNVGIFWDLDNKPPKSFPPYEAAVRLKKAASEFGVVRYMVAYANSHAFSYVPPDVREQRKERKALDQLENKGVVKPDELYICRVCGRRFYTNEKLVNHFKQIHEREQTKRVNQIESARGKMRVKLVAKFSMKMEKYKKAVRDVLTPKVGYGLADELKRAGFWVRTVSDKPQAADIALRNHMVDMMDRRRVECLVLVSDDSDFTEVLKEARLRCLKTVVVGDSNDGALKRTADTGFSWQEIMMGKAKKEAVSVVGRWKDRDVLKRLEWTYDPERDRKLYGLDDEFDLESWDSELEGFSSGEYDNRLQKEDKNAWWELGSDSDLKSQ; encoded by the coding sequence ATGATGGGTTTTGTTgcaattcgtaatattttccaCTCAATCCAATCAAGAAAACTACAAACCCTAACTCCTTGTTACATCGTACTGTATAGATACTGTCACTTCCAACCAAACCCGAATTTAGGTCCGTCCGACCCATCACTGTCTTCGTTGAAAAAAGTCCCCCAAAACAATGTGGGGATTTTCTGGGATTTGGATAACAAGCCACCAAAGTCATTTCCTCCCTATGAAGCCGCGGTTCGCCTAAAGAAGGCGGCTTCAGAGTTCGGAGTTGTTCGGTATATGGTAGCTTATGCCAATAGCCACGCATTTAGTTATGTTCCTCCAGATGTTAGGGAACAAAGGAAAGAGAGGAAGGCATTGGATCAGTTGGAGAATAAGGGTGTCGTTAAGCCAGATGAACTGTATATATGTCGAGTTTGTGGGAGAAGATTTTATACCAATGAGAAGCTTGTTAATCATTTCAAGCAAATCCATGAACGCGAACAAACGAAGAGGGTGAATCAGATAGAGTCGGCAAGAGGGAAAATGAGGGTGAAGTTGGTAGCTAAGTTTTCAATGAAGATGGAGAAGTATAAGAAAGCTGTGAGGGACGTTTTGACTCCTAAGGTTGGGTACGGATTGGCAGACGAGTTGAAACGGGCTGGTTTTTGGGTTAGGACCGTGTCGGATAAGCCGCAAGCGGCAGACATTGCGTTGAGGAATCATATGGTTGATATGATGGACCGGAGACGAGTTGAGTGTTTGGTCCTTGTGTCTGATGATTCTGATTTCACGGAGGTTTTGAAGGAGGCAAGGTTAAGGTGTTTGAAGACGGTGGTTGTGGGTGACAGTAACGATGGGGCCCTTAAGAGGACTGCGGATACTGGATTTTCATGGCAAGAAATCATGATGGGAAAGGCAAAGAAGGAGGCTGTATCAGTCGTGGGGCGGTGGAAGGATCGTGATGTTTTGAAGAGATTGGAGTGGACTTATGACCCAGAAAGGGATAGGAAACTGTATGGTTTGGATGATGAGTTTGATTTAGAGAGCTGGGATTCAGAACTCGAAGGCTTTTCTTCTGGGGAATATGATAACCGTCTGCAGAAGGAGGATAAGAATGCATGGTGGGAGCTGGGATCAGATTCTGATCTCAAATCACAATAA
- the LOC131332657 gene encoding cytochrome P450 76C2-like — translation MISDVLHKLLSAISNQWTWWWDVINEKDELARAVLTISIILLLSIFFYLWTFHKSRNQITAPLPPGPCGLPIVGYLPFLDTNLHHQFAELADQYGPIYKLWLGKKLCVVLNSPSLAKEVVRDQGDIVIGGTDTTATMVEWVMAELLHKPEEMKKVQEELADIVGLDNGVEGYHMPKLHYLDAILKETFRLHPALPLLVPKRPNQSSIVGGYTIPKDTRVVLNVWAIHRDPEGWDDPSEFKPERFLSDTSEWDYNGNNFKFLPFGSGRRICAGIPLAEKMVMYMLASLLHSFNWKVPEGEEIDLSEKFGIIMKKSKPLIAIPTQRLSSLKLYA, via the exons ATGATTTCAGATGTTTTACACAAGCTTTTATCCGCCATCTCCAACCAATGGACATGGTGGTGGGATGTCATCAACGAGAAAGACGAGCTCGCTCGAGCAGTTCTTACAATCTCAATTATCTTACTACTATCCATATTCTTCTACCTATGGACATTTCACAAGTCAAGAAACCAGATTACAGCTCCATTGCCACCTGGACCCTGCGGCTTGCCAATAGTCGGATACCTCCCCTTTCTAGACACAAACTTGCACCATCAATTTGCCGAATTAGCTGACCAATACGGCCCAATCTACAAGCTATGGCTCGGGAAAAAACTGTGCGTCGTGTTAAACTCACCATCTCTAGCAAAAGAGGTCGTTCGCGACCAggga GACATTGTGATAGGCGGAACGGACACTACAGCAACCATGGTGGAGTGGGTGATGGCAGAGCTCCTACATAAACCAGAGGAAATGAAAAAAGTCCAAGAAGAATTAGCAGACATTGTAGGACTGGACAACGGCGTCGAAGGGTACCACATGCCCAAATTACACTACTTGGATGCCATTTTAAAGGAAACATTCAGACTACACCCCGCCCTCCCTCTCTTAGTCCCAAAGCGTCCAAACCAATCGTCCATAGTCGGTGGATACACTATACCAAAGGATACCCGAGTGGTTTTGAACGTTTGGGCGATTCATAGGGATCCTGAGGGTTGGGATGATCCGTCCGAGTTTAAGCCTGAGAGATTCTTGAGTGATACTAGTGAATGGGACTACAATGGAAACAATTTTAAGTTTCTTCCGTTTGGATCAGGGAGGAGAATTTGTGCTGGAATTCCACTGGCTGAGAAAATGGTTATGTATATGTTGGCTTCACTTTTACATTCATTCAATTGGAAAGTGCCGGAGGGTGAAGAGATTGATCTTTCTGAGAAGTTTGGGATTATTATGAAGAAAAGCAAACCTCTGATTGCCATCCCTACGCAAAGGTTATCTAGCTTGAAGCTTTATGCATAA